Below is a genomic region from Gasterosteus aculeatus chromosome 2, fGasAcu3.hap1.1, whole genome shotgun sequence.
CAAACCTTACCAGCACTGCCGATCCCTTAGTGGGGAAATACTACTGGTAGACATATCTCAACAAATGGCTGGCGACAGTCAAAATAACCGTCACCTGTTGCGTCAGCTCAGTGTCCAGCCAGCAGAGTCTACGCCATGAACACAAAAAAGTCCACTCGAGCAATATTTTCCATACTCAATAACCTTCCTTGGTAGGCCATTTGTTGAACATTTCCCCCCGTTCTTTGAGTTCCAGGACCCGTGGTTTCATTTGCATGTTGCATGCACGTTAAAGCAGAAATATATACGAACCGGTCTCCACTTGAGGCTGCTGCATCTCCTGCTCGATGACCGGGACCGTTTCTGTTGCTTCGCCGGGCATTGTTGCTGATGACGAAACAATTGTTTATTAGCTCAAGATAGCTACACCTTCATTAGCTAACGTTGCAAAAGTAGGCGAGATTACTCCTGTGACACCGGTGAACGGACGTTAGCAGGGGAGTGTTAGCCCATTCAGTCGGGACTTGGCATGTTGAACAGGTGACTGAACCCATGCTTATACGTTAGCTCCCTGTTGAAGCAACGttcggctaacgttagcttcggCTAGCTAACCCGCTTCAGACACCCTTAACGGGCGTGGAAGATAACGACGACTAACACGGATTACCGTTCCAGTTTATCCAGATTAAAAATTGTCGCACGATCAATCCTCACACCAATTGTCCCACGGCTCACTGCGGCCTTAACAGCCTGCCAGTGCGGGAAGTCATCATGCTCCCCGCCGCCACCCCATTTTGAGCAGGTTATCAGCGGTACATCAGGGTTTATATCGGCGAGCCAAGGGACGAAAGAGGACACATATCTCTACCTGCCGGATGCCACTACTTTACTCTAACGTGTGAAACGTTTAATGCAGACGGGAATTGCTGAAAACGGTTGGATGATGTTGGATTATCGGAGGAGACACTCACCGACTCGGGACGCTATATCCAAGATGGCTGTGAGAGAGAGCTCCTGACCTCCGTTCCGCGGTAATATCCGGTTCGGACTGTAACCTTCTTCTTCCGGGTCATTTAGAAGGCACGCGCAGTCTACTTTGTAACGGAGCGATTCTACGCACATACAAATATTGTAGTAATAAGACGGGGGATTCTTTAAAAATAACCGGCATTTACTATACAACCATACTGCAATCCATTTTGAGTATTTGAACGTGCTTATTTCATGCTGCTTTATACTTCTTCTACGAACGTCAGTCAAGTGTCACCTGTCGGAACAGCTGGTTTGAGTAAAAGCAGAGACACAAAAGTGAGAAAACGTAACACACAAACTGGTCATCTGTAGGGCATTTAAATTACATATTGGGTAAATATTAGTTTATACCCAGCattatatttctgttttgtaTGTGACCATATTATAAAAGCATAGAAGATGTGCCCATTTTGTTTATAACAATGCAACACTGGAGGAAATCTATGCCTGAAACGATAAAAGGGATACTACATACATTCATTAGTGGAAAATGTGGTACAACATCAGTAACATGATTAGTATTTACAGGACAGCTACTAACAATGTGCAGTTGATGCCTCAACAAAACTTGTTTGACTGTGGGTAAGAAGGATCTCATCAATTCCCAAAACACTGAAGAACTATAACCCTAATTTCTGAAAAATATAAACATCACCCAGCTGTTTATCAGTGAGATATGTAGTGTACATTTAAAAACGGTTTGTCAAATTAACAAACTAACCAAACTGCTTAATATTCTAGAAAATAATATCTTAATCTGCtaatgtttttgtcttgttAAAAGTCACTTGAATACAATATTTTGAAAAGGTGGAAATACCaaatttattttcaacacatGGCTGTACAATATAAAAAGAACAATCAAACACCATCACAACAATTTAATACAAGAAAGATCCTTGAGCAAGGAGATCATGCATTCATAAAAAATGTAGGCATATTATTAGAGTTTAATGAAATTTAAAAGTGGGGAGGTATTAACAATTCATCCTCTGCATCTCTTCCTGATCGCTAATCCAGTTCAGAAGTCTTTCTGAAGATCTGAAAGGGTAAACGAACAAAAAAGGAGTTACACGAGAGGACTTCTCAAACGTCACTGCGCCCTCATTTAATCCACGACGAATAACACTGACCACTTTTTTTAAGAAGTTCTCCTTTCCACGAGCAAGCCATCCCATCGAGGAACCAATCAAAGTACTTCACATACTTCGCCAGGCTCGTCCTTTTGTAATCTGTccagaaaataaacaatttagcAATATGAAACTGTCAGCTGCTCAGATTTAGGATAAACTGAAAGATCCCCGTGTTCTCATTGGTGGTTCAGGCTGACAATAATTGTtataatgaaacaaaaacatgaatttgTCCTATTCTACTTTTCTATTAGAAGAGAGGCACTTGATACGCAACACATTTGCTCAGTAACGACAGTATTTTCTCATGTAACAGAAAGCTGAATACACATTCCATCATGTCAGTCGATGCACCACGTTTGCTTCATTTAGAGACAGAATATTTTATTCACAGATTATCTCTTATGAACTTTTATGAGCTCCAAATTCAGATTTCAGAATCTCACCTCTGAtccttcttctctctgctgcttcctTCTCGTTTTCCTTCTCCTTGGCGTCCTCTGACTTCCCGTCCTCTTCGCCCGACCTCGGTCGATCCAGCTCCTCGCAGATCTGactgaaaacaaattaaagtaaTATCATCTTCGACAGAACCTCAAACGCCGGCAGACAGCAGAGCACGAGAGAGCGTTCAATCAGGGCTCACCTGATGGTGGGAACAGCGAATGGATCAAACGTTTCTAATTCTTTGAGGTCCATGGGAACAGAAATGCGCCCTGTCCAGGGTTCAAACGAGAGAAGTGACAGTGAGAGCGTCTGCGGTGTAGTCGCCCCGCCAGCTGGGTTTGATCTCATTACATCCGTGCTCACCTGTTTTGGGGTGGACGCTGAAGGGGCTCTTCAGCAAATGGTTCACCCCTTTACTGACGTTCACATCCAGCCGCGGGTAACAATACTGCAGcatgatttctttctcaaagtGTTGGCCCTTTTTGGAAGTGCCCTGAGAGAAGAGAGATTACATCATTTTGTTCCCGTGTTCATTATAAGCCTTctagttttaatattttaaaacaaattcagGGTTGAAGAACGAGGCAGAAATACAAACCTGCTTCCTTATGGCATGATCCTTCACCAGTTTCCAACGGGTCTCTGGTTTCTTCTCGTTTTGGAAGACCTGCTGTAATTCTTTTCTCACATGTGAAAGCTGGAGTTAAGGTCAAAtccatttttacaaaaaatCTCCATTCTCATATCACAGAATCCCATTTGAgcgtaaatgtatttatttttctccagcCATTAGCAAATAAAGGATATCTTCAGGCACGAGTGACAACACTTTTTCCACAGATTCCTTCCGGCCCAGTATGTCCTGTTCCAGCAGTGCGTAGCGGGAAAAGTATCGCTCCACCAACAGCAAAGACTCTCTGTGGAGATCACAAGCACAAGACTCCTAAACCTTTAACCTCGATGAGTCGTTACATTTAGAAACAAAAAGAGTTACAGCTTCAAAACTGACCGACACGCTGAAAAGGATCCAACGCTTACCTGATGAACGGATGAATTGGATCTGTGAGCACAACTTTCTTCAACGTGTCGTCACCTCCCTACAAAAGAGAACAGAATAAACATGAAAAAGTACACTCACCGATGTTGTAAAGACACAACAAATAATAGTCTAGTCAATGGTTGTTAAAATACTCTTTTCATGTCTGTTGGGCTGCAAATGAGCCCAATCTGATGAGTCTGAATTACGTGTGAATAAAGACATCGCCTATAAAAAAGTAACGTTACCTTAACCAGACTGAGGTATTCTGCCACAGCGGAGCGTGCTGCTGAAGAGAGCTTCCTGGCACCTTCATCACACACCCAGCAATGCACTCCTCTTCTGCCAGAATAAAcccacagcagctgctggaaACCAAAGTCATCTAGAATACCAcatgatgaaaaaataaaataaaactgttgtATCATTCAGCAGAAAATCAAAGATACTTTGCCGCGAAATTGATGGCAAACGAACCTCGAAGAGCCCGATCTAGAATCCGGATGGCGATGGTCATCAGGGTCCAGCACTTGCAGCAAATGTCTGCAGCACTGACAAAGGAGTTCATGTCAGCTCAGGGATGCGACTGTCCGGATAAGTCGACTGGCCGAAATAAACCGCGTGCCCAAttcacctgcagcagcttctgACGTCATCATAATCGGTCATGTCGATATCAAACACCAGCTCCTTCTCCAGGGCCTGGAAGGTCCCCGACTTCACCGTGTTGTGTTGACTCGGCTGAGGGTGACACACAGATTCAGCTTCAATCCACGATGCGTCTCTGCTGACacacaaactaaatgaaaacacgTGGAAGCAGATGCACGCGCGTCTCACCCGGTGACTGTAAATGGCTCCGATGTCAATCTTGTAAGGGTTCATCTTCTgcatctccttctccagctcggtCTGCGTGCTGAACGACTGGTAGCGGACGTAGATGTCATCTTTGAGGGTGAAGGAGAACTCTCGATTCTGAAAGTAGTTCTTCTGCACTGTGGTTGAAAGAAAGCATTATGCATATATAacgttatatttatatattaatgtCCCGGTGTGGATACCAGTATACTTAACGTTAGTAGTAATAGAGGACTCTGTTAAACAAGACATATATTTAGAACGCAACGTCAATGTGCGGCTAGCTAAGCCGCAGATAGCAACACAGCGGTTATTAACCTGCTAACATGACTTTAGCTAGCGGGGCCCGTCTGTCTGATGAGCACTCACCTCCTCCATAGTTCAGCCATCGGTAGTACTGTGAGAAGGGGAACAGCCGTCGGTAGTACAGCGGCAACAAGTCCGGTAAACAGGCCGAGTCGTAATTCTGGGAGGACATTATCCGACGCTAAAGCACCGTTACGGGCTGTTTGTGTACGTTAAACTGCGGAGGATCCGAGAGCTTTCAGCCGCTAACGGCCGACAGGGCAGTGCGCTGTTTAACGCCAGAGGACGCGCGGGAAAACTCTCAGGCTGGAGAGAGAACCAatgagaacgaggaggaggcgATGACGTCACGCGACCGAGGGACTTTTTTTCATGTAGGTGATCGATATTTTTCTCTGATTCGCTTCACCGCTGGATCAGCCGACAGGGAAAGGTAACGATAAGTCCGAGTCAGGTGCGATTGGTTGGTTGATTGCTGCGCGCCACTTTGATGTTGGTGGAGTTCAGCTTTATAGCGGAAGCGAAGCCGGAAGTGTGGGACATTTTTGAGAGAGAATCATGGGATTTGTAGTTATTTGATAATATTAGTTTCAACTCGATTAAAGTAATGTAACAAAAGgaagaagtggaagaaaaacaacgttaGGGGAGAtataaaactgtgtgtgtgtcttatctAAAAAACTCGACATAGATCGACCAAACTTGACATAAATGGATGTAAAATATCAATGTCTTTGTCTGAATCTAAAAAATCTTTACAATTACTACGCTGCAGGTTACATGATTCCTCCAGTCACCAGTTTGAATAAGATGGGAATTGTATATAACATTAtgataaaataattaataaatagaaCTGTTGTAGGAGGAAACTGCATGGCGTTGCAAAATAGAGTGACAGCCTTCCttatttaaaatcccttttaCAGTGCTTGACAGATGGTGTCAGGCACCATTCCAGCATCTTTTCACCTCTTCTGCGTCTCACAAATGTTATTCTGTGTGatccaaacacctcaaactttGATTCGTCCGTCCATAACACTTTTTTCCAAACGTCCTCTATCAAATGTCTGTGTTTCTTGCTCTTAAATGgcggaacgagctctctgaagacatcaggaccacagagagccttcaaactaaagacacacctcttcagactctacctcgactaaaagactaacaaattgtagcacttaaattatacttgtaacgccacttatctatagcaaattgttaattggcttatttgaggaaattgtactttcttgtttcttgctcttctgagtttgtatccttatggttgaatgcacttattgtaagtcgctttggacaaaagcgtcagctaaatgagatgtaatgtaatgtaacataatgTTCTTTTGCCCGTATCAATCTGTTCTTTATTATTGTCTCAGATGTGGCTTCTTCTCTGCCACTCTGTCTAGAAGGCCAGCATCCCGGAGTCGTCTCCTCACTGTAGACGTGGACACTGGCGTTATGTAGGTACCATTTAAAGAAGCTGCCAGTTGAGGACCTGTGAGGCGTCTATTTCTCCAACTAGAGACTCTAATCGGCTCCTACGAGTCCTCCTTTAGTCCGGGACTCGGCCTGCTCGGTTTCTGTCCCAGGTCGCCATGTCCAGGTGATCCGGGAGACACATTATCAAAAAGCTGTGGTCCTCCCTGACTGGTTCAACTTATAAAAAcccttttttcatttcctgGCAGCGAGCTCCAAGATCTACAACCATCTGCTCAGGGCTTCATCACATGCACTAATGCACGGGTCCACTGCAGTAGATTAAATGATTTCTTTATGGAACTTCATTAAATTTCTACTTCTCAGAATTAAGACATGTTATCATACATCACAGAGTATCACACCTCTGTAGAAGCAGATGAGCCCTGGTGTGaatgtggtcatgtgacaccaCACAACCAACAGCAACACGTCTTTTATGTGTAAAGGGGAACAATAAAGGTTATTCTGAGAAGCCTTGTGGTTCTTCTTCTCACGCTCGAACTGCAGAGTTTCCTCTAAAGCACAAATGTCTGATAAAATATGTCAATGTCACGACTACCAGAACAAACAAGattaatgttaattaattaatatatgaATTTTTGATTTtgggtcattcattcatttatgtgTTTATCATCTTGCACTGGAGTTTATTAAGTGTCACCTCAAGTAGTTACATCATCCTACACTAAGTGTCACAAGgtttataattgtatttctaTTTATCTGTGTGATTGGTATTATGTTGTACCATTtggttataatatatatatatatatgtatatatatatatatatataaatatatatatatatatatatatataaatatatatatatatatatatatatatatatatatataccttgtCGATATGTAGTAAACTGaattgttttctctcctttctctaaTTTTGTTGTTGCAGATGAGGAACTAAAGAGTTGTTGGAAATTCTCATCTCCATTTCATCTTATGCAAATTAGTGGATTGTGAAAGAGTCTTAACTGTTTcctctttttatgtgttttaaagGTTTTGCTGCCGACTTATACCTTctctaaatgtatattttaatttacagtttttattgttctattgcaaaatacaaaaaagataaacaacTCCAAAAAAACGGAATAATTTCCACGTCTCAGGCTGCAGTTCAGTTGTGATGAAAGAGGCGTCCCAGAAtgctccacatcctccagctgctgtgttttgctgttAGATTTGAATGTAGCTTTGATGCATAAAAGGAACCTTATGattgatcaaataaaatgtctctctTACTACATTTAAGTCTAAttaaaaggatttatttattttggtctgTTTCAGCGAGCTTCTGTGATTCACTTCTCTTTATCTCACAGGGTTTTTATATCAGTCATTCTGAAATGATGGAACACTTTTCTCTGGGTCGCtggatatatttaaaataaaatgtgctgcTGTAGAATAAAGAATGGATCATAAACAGAAGCAGAAGTTAAAGAAAACCTCACATCTGATGTTCATCTGTGGTCtctgcatttccacatttctctgcatgtttCACGCCTTTCAAACTGTCTCTTGACACGAAGCGGAAGCGTTTCTCACAAGCGAGTGTCAGCGTGGACGTGAGGATGGGACAAACCTTGTTTGGTGCGTTGGGGCTTTTTTGTGAGTACTTTCTCTGTTTAAATCATAGTTTTCATAcatacaactttttaaatgccagaagttaatagtttctgtcagtttgatgtttctcactttattttagcGCTGAATATTCTCCTCTACTGTGGACACGCTCAAGGTTTCTAtacaactttctttattttgatacaTTCACTCAAGACGATTCAACACCTTCTATCACTATTCAATAGTTAATAGTAAAAGTTAATTGATGATGATTACAAGAAAGAAGACAAGATTCAttctttgcatgttgtgtttgtttctagatgctttgctgcatattgAGCCAAACTGGTCCCCTTTATTTACTGGAGAGAAAGTTACCTTCATATGTGACTCAAGGGAAGGAAACGACACTGACTGGAATTACTCATTCAGTAGTAATGATAATTTCTTTACCACCAACAGAACAGTGAATAGATATAAATCATCATCTCTAACTAGAGGAGATAGTGGTGAATATCAGTGTGTTGCTGATCACAAGATCCGTCCTGTTACAAGAGAAAGTAATAAAGTCTCTGTAACTGTATCAGGTAAGTGATCAAAGTTTTACCATCACGACGAGTTCATTAAAGCACTTTTATATTAATGAGAcgtgttgatttaataaacctGTTTGATGAAGTGCTGATGTTATATAATGTAGTGATaattaataaatgttaactagTGTGAGAGAAAGTTGACACTGATGGTGTTTAATTAGTTGATCTTTGTTTAAAAGGATCAATTATCAGATAATATTgatcattaaataaaacaaaagaaagacggACAGAGTTAAGACAAACCATCCCATATTTTATCCCAATTGAAAAACGATGAATTGGTGATTGATTAATTATTCATAACACAAATGGATAAAACACGTCAGCAGAGTGTggcgcctccttcaggtgaaatgttctcattactcagtgaaccttttattatttattacagggaAACTGACTTTGACATCTTCTTCTGTCTGCGACTTtatgttaaataataattatgtaGGAAACATAAATCACTGATATCTTGTATCATTGTCCATTTAATGAAACTGATTTagtaaagcaaagaagtaactgttccacagacagagatgtgatcctttaactcctgcgtcctccttgtatgaaggagaatcagtgactcttcactgtcgacatggagaccagagaaaggagaagaatgctgacttctacaaagacaaaacacttattgagatggacacaaaccatcaacacacacatgaaatcaccatttctctgatgtctgatgggagctcttacaagtgcagatttaaggacaaagaatcttaaatagaatatttgaaatgtgagattagttactgtgtttaaagacattgtacccaaacacctgtttaacacatgaagacagataaaaagatggaggacatcagcagtgacagtaatccaccaaggac
It encodes:
- the prim1 gene encoding DNA primase small subunit, yielding MSSQNYDSACLPDLLPLYYRRLFPFSQYYRWLNYGGVQKNYFQNREFSFTLKDDIYVRYQSFSTQTELEKEMQKMNPYKIDIGAIYSHRPSQHNTVKSGTFQALEKELVFDIDMTDYDDVRSCCSAADICCKCWTLMTIAIRILDRALRDDFGFQQLLWVYSGRRGVHCWVCDEGARKLSSAARSAVAEYLSLVKGGDDTLKKVVLTDPIHPFIRESLLLVERYFSRYALLEQDILGRKESVEKVLSLVPEDVRKELQQVFQNEKKPETRWKLVKDHAIRKQGTSKKGQHFEKEIMLQYCYPRLDVNVSKGVNHLLKSPFSVHPKTGRISVPMDLKELETFDPFAVPTISQICEELDRPRSGEEDGKSEDAKEKENEKEAAERRRIRDYKRTSLAKYVKYFDWFLDGMACSWKGELLKKSDLQKDF